One window of the Candidatus Jettenia sp. genome contains the following:
- a CDS encoding carboxypeptidase regulatory-like domain-containing protein, whose amino-acid sequence MFTRQYKKQYLFLICFFAIFFYLPNSIAQENEFNLTMQDMGNTKELLNMRFFDSAKGYAIQPDEVTIVNNFQKQKVSVGKNGRAGLSPEHGTYDLLVKSKGYHVIQTKVTARDEPLRIEIFLDPVEPPQEMKPEFVKSLLSQNTAVIIGYVIDEDSGQPLPDVVVRSLDGDVIDLTNERGFFELLIPYSPSYKTQSEEFTSTMDIIFEKVGYSTVVRANVALIPNDAIIYKIRLLPGGDKKIVDEKRQKHCNVPYLDSELEGLPKDNVEHYQKSYADTEELLLEIQHEAIQETIFPTQIRVGRGCPKYDDCRPCSSGCIPCPTTWVGSIEQYCKYVLPNEWSFPTLHEARWKDAFKAGAVAVRSYGIYFVNNTTVYKSHGFDICDTDCCQVFDPSKETYFVSNAVNETANQVLVIKNTSNVPKFEYSAQQNNAGCGNCYTGTCIYDPVCCDEPNNGHGRGMCQVGSMRWASGLKAGVPHSYGTKNWQEILKHYYPNYDLASSSSANLTPYQPSGWSDKIVVSKTTGTNIDDSPLYTTDTLYIDWAVINNGISAITNTIYFKLYVDGTERISFSISSLNANVYAYATDYSLGTLNEGTHYIKIIADATGAVQESNESDNEYTKTITVQYQSASFGSTVTNANTGSAISGASVKWGSHSTTTDGSGKYIFNSVPCQTNTLEVSKSGYQPSSQDYTPPCNQCSVKDVPLTPSPTPNLKLPLSGNKSWLLTVEAGGKDFWGGTDIYHTGNGYYSLDFDDYTKEDGKLTDVSILAAGDGQVIEAGWSSGGFGYTVFIDHDEPYDGNGYATRYGHLKETPLVSAGQKIK is encoded by the coding sequence ATGTTTACTCGACAGTATAAAAAACAATACCTGTTTTTAATCTGTTTTTTTGCTATTTTTTTTTACTTGCCCAATAGCATTGCACAAGAGAATGAGTTTAATCTAACCATGCAAGATATGGGGAATACAAAGGAACTACTAAATATGCGATTTTTTGACAGTGCAAAGGGTTATGCAATTCAGCCTGACGAAGTGACTATTGTGAATAACTTTCAGAAACAAAAAGTGAGTGTTGGTAAAAATGGTCGAGCGGGTTTATCTCCTGAGCATGGCACGTATGATCTTCTGGTCAAGTCCAAAGGATATCATGTAATACAAACTAAAGTAACTGCTAGAGATGAACCTTTGCGGATAGAAATTTTCTTAGACCCAGTTGAGCCTCCACAAGAAATGAAGCCTGAGTTTGTTAAGTCTCTACTTAGTCAAAATACAGCAGTCATAATTGGGTATGTGATAGACGAGGATAGCGGACAACCCTTGCCTGACGTAGTTGTTCGATCATTGGATGGTGACGTTATAGATTTAACAAATGAACGAGGGTTTTTTGAACTCCTTATCCCTTATTCCCCAAGTTATAAAACCCAATCTGAAGAATTTACTTCGACAATGGATATTATCTTCGAGAAAGTTGGTTATAGCACCGTAGTTCGTGCGAATGTAGCATTGATACCAAATGACGCTATTATTTATAAAATCCGTCTTTTACCAGGTGGAGATAAGAAAATCGTTGACGAAAAAAGACAAAAACATTGCAATGTTCCTTATCTTGATTCAGAACTAGAAGGTTTACCTAAGGATAATGTTGAGCATTATCAAAAGTCCTATGCAGATACAGAAGAATTACTATTAGAAATACAACATGAAGCAATACAAGAAACTATTTTCCCTACACAAATTCGTGTGGGTCGTGGATGTCCCAAGTACGATGATTGTAGACCCTGTTCATCTGGTTGCATACCTTGCCCAACTACATGGGTAGGTAGTATAGAACAATATTGCAAATATGTGCTTCCAAATGAGTGGTCTTTTCCAACACTTCATGAAGCACGTTGGAAGGATGCATTCAAGGCCGGTGCGGTTGCCGTTCGTAGTTATGGAATATATTTTGTAAATAATACTACTGTTTATAAATCACACGGTTTTGACATTTGTGATACGGATTGTTGTCAGGTGTTCGATCCATCGAAAGAAACTTACTTTGTAAGCAACGCTGTTAATGAGACTGCCAATCAGGTACTTGTGATAAAAAATACGAGTAATGTTCCCAAGTTTGAGTATTCTGCCCAGCAAAACAATGCAGGATGTGGAAATTGTTATACGGGTACTTGTATTTACGATCCTGTTTGCTGTGATGAACCCAATAATGGACATGGACGAGGAATGTGTCAGGTAGGCTCAATGCGATGGGCGTCGGGCTTAAAGGCTGGAGTACCGCATTCTTATGGAACTAAAAACTGGCAAGAAATTCTGAAGCATTACTACCCAAATTATGATTTAGCGTCTTCCAGCAGTGCTAACCTTACACCATATCAACCATCTGGTTGGTCGGATAAAATTGTGGTTTCTAAGACAACAGGGACGAATATTGACGATAGTCCTCTTTACACAACGGATACACTATATATTGATTGGGCGGTAATTAATAACGGTATAAGTGCGATTACTAATACTATTTATTTTAAGCTTTATGTAGATGGGACAGAACGTATTTCTTTTTCTATTTCGAGCTTAAATGCTAATGTTTATGCTTATGCAACAGATTATTCTTTAGGAACTTTAAATGAGGGAACACATTATATTAAGATCATTGCTGATGCAACCGGGGCTGTTCAGGAAAGTAATGAATCGGATAATGAATATACTAAAACAATTACCGTACAATATCAATCTGCCTCATTTGGCAGTACAGTGACCAATGCAAATACAGGCAGTGCGATTTCTGGCGCAAGTGTGAAGTGGGGTTCACACAGCACGACGACTGACGGTAGTGGAAAATATATTTTTAATTCTGTGCCTTGCCAGACAAATACATTAGAAGTGAGCAAATCGGGATATCAGCCTTCTTCGCAGGACTACACCCCACCTTGCAACCAGTGTAGCGTAAAGGATGTACCTTTAACGCCAAGTCCAACACCAAATTTAAAACTTCCATTGTCTGGCAATAAGTCATGGCTTCTTACAGTGGAGGCAGGCGGTAAGGATTTTTGGGGTGGGACTGATATATATCATACAGGAAATGGATATTATTCGCTTGATTTTGATGATTATACAAAAGAGGATGGAAAATTAACTGATGTCTCTATTCTTGCAGCGGGGGATGGACAAGTGATTGAGGCGGGTTGGTCATCGGGAGGTTTTGGTTACACTGTTTTTATCGATCATGACGAGCCATATGATGGTAATGGATATGCAACCAGATACGGACATCTCAAAGAGACCCCTCTGGTTTCGGCCGGGCAAAAGATAAAATAA
- a CDS encoding carboxypeptidase-like regulatory domain-containing protein, which yields MATLKLHGEKTDISKTISSNDIGYYEFADLREDTYTIVVTKSGYRKVTRKIVMKAGEEKKIKIMVKKKI from the coding sequence TTGGCAACTCTAAAGCTTCATGGTGAAAAGACTGATATCTCAAAAACTATATCGTCTAATGATATCGGGTATTACGAATTTGCTGATTTAAGGGAAGATACCTATACAATTGTCGTAACGAAAAGTGGCTATAGGAAGGTAACAAGAAAGATAGTGATGAAAGCAGGAGAAGAGAAAAAGATTAAAATAATGGTGAAAAAGAAAATATGA
- a CDS encoding YgiT-type zinc finger protein produces MYGYTCEYCEGVVKERLIKKEIFKHKTGFIMLEDVPVGVCDTCGYRYYHSTILQAVEEIANGKRLPERTETIPVAHL; encoded by the coding sequence ATGTACGGTTATACATGTGAATACTGTGAAGGTGTTGTAAAAGAGCGTTTGATAAAAAAGGAGATCTTTAAGCATAAGACTGGCTTTATTATGCTTGAAGATGTTCCTGTTGGTGTATGCGATACGTGTGGTTACCGATATTATCATTCCACAATATTACAGGCAGTCGAAGAGATTGCCAATGGGAAACGGCTTCCTGAAAGAACTGAGACGATACCAGTTGCACACCTATAG